In one window of Macrobrachium nipponense isolate FS-2020 chromosome 2, ASM1510439v2, whole genome shotgun sequence DNA:
- the LOC135220874 gene encoding dipeptidyl peptidase 1-like produces the protein MLLRGLLLLCCSAVALADLPIHCLYEEVLGTWTFSETDRVNDHTLNCDALGEIVYEKTFILEFPNTVTDELGNFGTWTLMYDEGFEVRINERSYFAYFKYAATADHSVSYCDQTMNGWSHDLTNRNWACFSAQKSSAVPPRTLAIKKTSTQRQGLYKNDPKQIEKINSSQKSWWAKAYPEHEKYTIEDMYKRAGGRPVTRDSFPRPAPITKEQRAKLDFLPEEFDWRNIDGVDYVSPVRDQANCGSCYAFGSMGMLEARLRITSKNQRNDTFSAQDVMTCSTIAQGCDGGFNFLTAGRHTFEQGVVAEECNIYEAIDETCDTDPSCSRTYVSDYEYIGGYYGATNEVEMMHALVNNGPIAVAFMVNGDLVNYGGGIYHNTGIPNEFTPFEETNHAVLAVGYGVDKMTGEKFWTLKNSWGDWWGESGYFRIRRGVDESAIESCSVQSFIIP, from the exons TTACGTGGGCTCCTGCTTCTGTGTTGCTCGGCTGTTGCTTTGGCCGATCTGCCGATTCACTGCTTGTATGAAGAAGTCCTGGGGACCTGGACTTTTTCAGAGACGGACAGAGTTAACGATCATACCTTAAACTGCGATGCCTTGGGCGAGATCGTCTACGAGAAGACATTTATCCTCGAATTCCCCAACACTGTCACAGACGAACTGGGAAATTTCGGGACGTGGACGCTCATGTACGACGAGGGATTCGAG GTACGAATCAACGAGCGTTCATACTTCGCGTACTTCAAGTACGCCGCGACTGCTGACCACTCGGTCTCTTACTGTGACCAGACCATGAACGGATGGTCTCACGACTTGACCAACAGAAACTGGGCTTGTTTCTCTGCTCAGAAATCGTCTGCG GTACCACCTAGAACGCTGGCCATTAAGAAAACATCCACTCAAAGGCAGGGACTCTACAAGAACGATCCTAAGCAGATTGAGAAGATCAACTCCTCCCAGAAATCGTGGTGGGCCAAAGCATATCCTGAGCACGAGAA atatacCATAGAAGATATGTACAAGCGAGCTGGCGGAAGGCCAGTCACCAGAGACAGCTTCCCTCGTCCAGCACCCATTACAAAGGAACAACGAGCTAAGCTTGACTTCCTGCCGGAGGAATTTGACTGGCGGAATATCGATGGGGTGGATTACGTTTCCCCTGTGAGGGATCAAGCAAACTGTGGCTCCTGTTATGCTTTTGGCTCGATGGGAATGTTGGAAGCCAGACTTAGGATCACTTCAAAAAATCAACGCAACGATACATTTTCTGCGCAG GATGTAATGACATGTTCGACGATTGCCCAAGGCTGCGACGGAGGCTTTAACTTCCTGACCGCTGGTCGTCACACTTTCGAACAAGGTGTGGTTGCAGAGGAATGTAATATTTACGAGGCAATA GACGAAACATGCGACACCGACCCCTCCTGCAGCCGAACTTACGTCAGCGACTACGAGTACATTGGTGGATACTACGGAGCAACCAACGAGGTCGAAATGATGCATGCTCTGGTCAACAATGGCCCAATAGCTGTTGCATTCATGGTGAACGGGGATCTTGTCAACTATGGCGGCGGCATTTATCACAACACCGGAATACCAAATGAATTTACCCCTTTCGAG GAAACCAACCATGCAGTGCTGGCTGTGGGGTATGGCGTGGACAAAATGACAGGAGAAAAGTTCTGGACTCTCAAGAACTCCTGGGGAGATTGGTGGGGTGAAAGTGGCTACTTCAGGATTCGGAGGGGTGTGGACGAGAGCGCCATTGAGTCTTGTTCCGTGCAGAGCTTCATCATTCCTTAG